The following coding sequences are from one Capsicum annuum cultivar UCD-10X-F1 chromosome 3, UCD10Xv1.1, whole genome shotgun sequence window:
- the LOC107864866 gene encoding zinc finger MYM-type protein 1-like, with product MMLDLDNQGQSILASFNKQSEKTKDEYRVCLNASIDVARYHLKEGLPFRGHDESETSTRKGNFLDLLKWYADRKEDVKKVVLENAPQNDIMICPNVQKDIVNSCAKEILKAIVEDLNGDYFGILVEDSKDVSHKEQMALVLQYVNKEGKLIERYLGIVHVKDTSAWSLKDVICSLLLEHNLSSSRIRGQGYDRASNMQGEFNAVAKKHHEVDQFFNILTNVLNVVGGSFKHREMLRNDQTEKLEELLILEVLAKEGSNYQEKSLAKILVDDIRSYEFVYTLHLMLKVLAITHDLNVALQRKDQDIVTAMNLFGFTKRRLQSMRDSKWDSLVKDVSLFCSKHDIMISEMNKNYALGKSKRKISGITYSHHLCVEIFHVVIDLQLGELNSRFDEVNTDLLLGMASLSPDNSFVNYDKNRIIKLATYYPDEFSAFMLEDLSFELDNHIDYVRQGNNDLSKLKKLGDISETLVKTNLHNTWRLVY from the exons ATGATGCTTGATTTAGATAATCAAGGACAATCTATATTAGCTTCTTTCAACAAGCAATCTGAGAAAACAAAAGATGAATATCGAGTTTGTTTGAATGCTTCCATTGATGTTGCAAGATATCATTTGAAAGAAGGATTGCCTTTTCGAGGTCATGATGAGAGTGAAACTTCTACAAGAAAAGGAAACTTTTTAGATCTCTTAAAGTGGTACGCAGATAGGAAGGAAGATGTGAAAAAAGTTGTGTTAGAAAATGCTCCACAAAATGATATCATGATTTGTCCAAATGTTCAAAAAGACATTGTGAATTCTTGTGCTAAAGAAATTTTGAAAGCAATTGTTGAAGACTTAAATGGAGATTACTTTGGAATATTAGTTGAGGACTCTAAAGATGTCTCTCATAAAGAACAAATGGCTCTTGTTCTGCAATATGTCAACAAAGAGGGTAAGCTTATTGAGCGATATCTTGGTATTGTTCATGTTAAAGATACATCTGCATGGTCACTAAAAGATGTTATATGTTCTTTGCTTTTAGAGCATAATTTGAGTTCTTCTCGTATTCGGGGACAAGGTTATGATAGAGCTAGTAATATGCAGGGAGAATTCAATG CTGTTGCAAAGAAGCATCATGAGGTAGatcaattttttaatattcttactaatgttttgaatgttgttggagGATCTTTTAAGCACAGGGAGATGCTTAGAAATGATCAAACAGAAAAATTAGAAGAGTTACTAATTCTCG AAGTTCTTGCTAAGGAGGGTTCAAATTACCAAGAGAAATCATTGGCAAAGATTTTAGTAGATGATATAAGATCTTATGAGTTTGTGTATACGCTGCATTTGATGTTAAAAGTGTTGGCAATTACACATGATTTGAATGTGGCTTTGCAAAGAAAAGATCAAGATATCGTTACTGCTATGAACCTTTTTGGTTTCACAAAGAGACGGTTGCAATCTATGAGAGATTCTAAATGGGATTCTTTGGTAAAGgatgtttctttattttgttccaaacatgatattatgattTCCGAAATGAATAAGAATTATGCTCTTGGAAAGTCAAAGCGTAAGATTTCAGGTATCACATATTCTCATCATTTGTGTGTTGAAATTTTTCATGTTGTAATTGATTTACAACTTGGTGAGCTTAACAGTCGTTTTGATGAAGTGAATACTGATCTACTTCTTGGTATGGCCAGTTTGAGTCCAGATAACTCTTTTGTAAATTATGATAAAAACAGGATTATAAAACTTGCTACCTATTATCCGGATGAGTTTAGTGCTTTCATGCTTGAGGATCTTAGTTTTGAGCTTGATAATCATATTGACTATGTGCGACAAGGGAATAATGATTTATCTAAGTTGAAAAAACTTGGGGATATTTCAGAGACATTGGTGAAAACAAATTTGCACAATACTTGGAGACTTGTATATTGA